One genomic window of Metopolophium dirhodum isolate CAU chromosome 4, ASM1992520v1, whole genome shotgun sequence includes the following:
- the LOC132942834 gene encoding neuferricin yields the protein MEGFNLKNTFFSCITIIVLILSMLFFYEPAQNLLCSFAIFERFLINTPKVCSLFDTTRLSRYKGVDGGKIYLSILGIVFDVTEGRRFYGPGGSYSGFSGRDASRSFITGLFDEENLTDHVSDMNPNDLIGLETWINTYKKKYKEIGKLIGRYYDSSGKETDYSKLVFEKIQSSKMAKVAKNEEMARYPSCNIEYVQENQKSKVWCTKLSGGIQRNWIGVPRKLQSLDENGKLSIRCACVQLDTLSKAELMHINEYEDCDVNATTCYVKIS from the exons atggagggttttaatttaaaaaatacttttttctcgtgtataacaattatagtattaatattgtcTATGCTCTTTTTCTATGAACCCGCTCAAAACTTACTGTGTAGCTTCGCGATTTTTGAACGATTCTTAATTAACACACCAAAAGTGTGTTCTCTTTTCGATACAACGCGATTAAGTCGATATAAAGGTGTTGATGGaggcaaaatatatttatccattcTGGGTATTGTATTTGACGTGACAGAGGGTAGAAGATTCTATGGACCTGGTGGTTCGTATAGTGGATTTTCCG gtcGTGATGCCAGTCGTTCATTTATAACTGGCTTATTTGATGAAGAAAATCTAACTGATCATGTCAGTGATATGAATCCAAATGATTTAATAGGACTGGAAACTTGGATCAatacttataagaaaaaatacaaaGAAATTG GAAAATTAATTGGACGTTATTACGATTCATCTGGTAAAGAAACTGATTACAGTAAATTGgtgtttgaaaaaatacaatcaaGTAAAATGGCTAAAGTAGCTAAAAATGAAGAAATGGCACGATATCCAAGTTGTAATATAGAATATGttcaagaaaatcaaaaaagtaaaGTCTGGTGTACTAAATTGAG tggtgGCATTCAAAGAAATTGGATTGGAGTACCTCGTAAATTACAATCATTGGATGAAAATGGAAAGTTGTCTATACGCTGTGCATGTGTACAACTAGATACCCTAAGTAAAGCTGAACTAATGCATATCAATGAGTATGAGGATTGTGATGTTAACGCGAcaacttgttatgtaaaaattaGTTAA
- the LOC132942969 gene encoding amyloid protein-binding protein 2 isoform X2 — protein MSNSSPNVESLYNKSLNQFCDSMNEDILQNVLKWLPPSISLQMIWKILRVNDGCEKFVYNHMIKDSELSSINRGREIAQMSLQNSGYVAPVSYRQMSSETHEGFATIQQTKFVDCYNFSNYFNLTLFSKLVDVTNYRSQLFTIFQICVQINGFKFPQHLADEWIKIEIEDDNDNINVHHIEQGLKLGFFLGDAGWFSECALVLSHTYKIITTKWVCLDRNLELVKIIQCLTKWLLVVSNYHNFDEAKIVLQHMLQTINIIEKIEGRTLCIAYAYVAVSQYYYVLMEFNEAWSWAVKSVYELRDKSADILKLLVISHAIRVCSVLNKLSTAKKLINQLHTYEKEIDQNIHVDMLLNEACYSLKADLAKDSINSYYIALDSRRNLFGYYNLHTAIVFVDYAYARYVCDYSTTDFNEAMRSILQGIFIMEKIGLPNDNMLLVNAGRIKALILEEKALDIMDRDLQADGIKRLLERMKKNMLNEAEALHLKALKVSLQAVGVKALLTAKSYCNLGRLYQSQEKYTQSEQMHLKAIEIKESILGKDNPEVALSLGHLASLYTYQLKKYQDAEELYLRSKTIYETTYGRQYTGLLYDFQGLVEVYRELNNTEKLNQYNENLLRFHETREAWLHQVHTAIDENCTKDDLSLEKFKCILNECACDK, from the exons ATGAGTAACTCTAGTCCTAATGTTGAGTCACTTTACAATAAGTCATTAAATCAGTTTTGTGATTCCATGAACGAAGACATCCTGCAAAATGTGTTAAAGTGGTTACCACCATCAATCAGTTTACAAATGATATGGAAG atcttACGTGTAAACGACGGCTGCGAAAAGTTTGTGTATAATCATATGATCAAAGATAGTGAGCTTTCTTCAATTAATCGAGGACGTGAAATTGCTCAAATGTCATTACAAAATTCAGGCTATGTAGCGCCTGTCTCTTATAGACAGATGAGTTCTGAAACTCATGAAGGATTTGCCACCATACAACAA accAAATTTGttgattgttataatttttctaattatttcaacttaactttgttttcaaaattggtAGATGTCACCAATTATCGAAGTCAGCTGTTCACTATTTTCCAg atttgtgtACAAATTAATGGATTTAAATTTCCCCAACATTTGGCTGATGAAtggataaaaatagaaatagaagATGACAATGACAATATAAATGTTCATCATATTGAACAAGGTCTCAAATTAG GATTTTTTCTTGGTGATGCCGGCTGGTTCAGTGAATGTGCTCTAGTCTTATCgcatacatacaaaataataactacaaaatGGGTGTGTCTTGATCGAAATTTAGAACTGGTCAAAATTATTCAATGTCTaaccaa GTGGTTATTAGTAGTGTCAAACTACCATAATTTTGATGAAGCTAAAATAGTATTACAACATATGCTACAGACCATCAATATCATTGAAAAAATAGAAGGAAGAACATTGTGTATAGCGTATGCATATGTGGCCGTTTCACAATACTACTATGTATTAATGGAATTTAATGAG GCTTGGTCATGGGCAGTTAAATCTGTCTATGAACTTCGGGATAAGAGTGCTGATATCTTGAAACTGCTGGTTATAAGTCATGCCATTAGGGTTTGTTCTGTTTTGAACAAATTGAGTACagcaaaaaaattgataaatcaaTTGCATACTTACGAAAAAGAAATTGATCAGAACATTCATGTTGATATGTTACTGAATGAAGCATGCTACTCATTAAAAGCTGATTTAGCAAAAGATAGTATTAACAGTTACTAT atTGCATTAGACTCTAGAAGAAATTTATTTgggtattacaatttacatactGCAATTGTTTTTGTTGATTATGCATACGCTAGATATGTTTGTGATTATTCAACAACTGACTTTAATGAAGCTAT GCGAAGCATTTTACAAGGCATAtttattatggaaaaaattgGTTTGccaaatgataatatgttattagttaATGCTGGACGGATAAAGGCATTGATACTAGAAGAAAAAGCATTGGACATAATGGATAGAG ATTTACAAGCTGATGGAATAAAGCGTTTGTTGGAAAGAATGAAGAAGAACATGTTAAATGAAGCTGAAGCCCTCCATTTAAAAGCGTTAAAAGTTTCTTTACAAGCAGTTGGAGTGAAAGCCCTGCTTACAGCAAAATCATACTGCAATCTAGGAAGACTTTATCAAAGCCAGGAAAAATATAcc CAATCTGAACAAATGCATTTAAAAGCTATTGAAATCAAAGAATCAATTTTAGGTAAAGACAACCCTGAAGTGGCTCTATCTTTAGGTCACTTGGCTAGTTTATACAcatatcagttaaaaaaatatcaagatgCCGAAGAACTTTATTTACGTTCAAAAACTATAT atGAAACTACCTATGGTCGCCAGTACACAGGATTACTGTATGATTTCCAAGGATTAGTAGAAGTTTATCGTGAACTAAATAATACTGAAaagttaaatcaatacaatgaaaatttattaagGTTTCATGAAACACGTGAAGCTTGGTTACATCAGGTGCACACTGCAATTGATGAAAACTGTACTAAAGACGATTTAagtttagaaaaatttaaatgcatactTAATGAATGCGCTTGTGAcaagtaa
- the LOC132942969 gene encoding amyloid protein-binding protein 2 isoform X1, which translates to MSNSSPNVESLYNKSLNQFCDSMNEDILQNVLKWLPPSISLQMIWKILRVNDGCEKFVYNHMIKDSELSSINRGREIAQMSLQNSGYVAPVSYRQMSSETHEGFATIQQTKFVDCYNFSNYFNLTLFSKLVDVTNYRSQLFTIFQICVQINGFKFPQHLADEWIKIEIEDDNDNINVHHIEQGLKLGFFLGDAGWFSECALVLSHTYKIITTKWVCLDRNLELVKIIQCLTKWLLVVSNYHNFDEAKIVLQHMLQTINIIEKIEGRTLCIAYAYVAVSQYYYVLMEFNEAWSWAVKSVYELRDKSADILKLLVISHAIRVCSVLNKLSTAKKLINQLHTYEKEIDQNIHVDMLLNEACYSLKADLAKDSINSYYIALDSRRNLFGYYNLHTAIVFVDYAYARYVCDYSTTDFNEAMRSILQGIFIMEKIGLPNDNMLLVNAGRIKALILEEKALDIMDRGIDIYIHDSIRDLQADGIKRLLERMKKNMLNEAEALHLKALKVSLQAVGVKALLTAKSYCNLGRLYQSQEKYTQSEQMHLKAIEIKESILGKDNPEVALSLGHLASLYTYQLKKYQDAEELYLRSKTIYETTYGRQYTGLLYDFQGLVEVYRELNNTEKLNQYNENLLRFHETREAWLHQVHTAIDENCTKDDLSLEKFKCILNECACDK; encoded by the exons ATGAGTAACTCTAGTCCTAATGTTGAGTCACTTTACAATAAGTCATTAAATCAGTTTTGTGATTCCATGAACGAAGACATCCTGCAAAATGTGTTAAAGTGGTTACCACCATCAATCAGTTTACAAATGATATGGAAG atcttACGTGTAAACGACGGCTGCGAAAAGTTTGTGTATAATCATATGATCAAAGATAGTGAGCTTTCTTCAATTAATCGAGGACGTGAAATTGCTCAAATGTCATTACAAAATTCAGGCTATGTAGCGCCTGTCTCTTATAGACAGATGAGTTCTGAAACTCATGAAGGATTTGCCACCATACAACAA accAAATTTGttgattgttataatttttctaattatttcaacttaactttgttttcaaaattggtAGATGTCACCAATTATCGAAGTCAGCTGTTCACTATTTTCCAg atttgtgtACAAATTAATGGATTTAAATTTCCCCAACATTTGGCTGATGAAtggataaaaatagaaatagaagATGACAATGACAATATAAATGTTCATCATATTGAACAAGGTCTCAAATTAG GATTTTTTCTTGGTGATGCCGGCTGGTTCAGTGAATGTGCTCTAGTCTTATCgcatacatacaaaataataactacaaaatGGGTGTGTCTTGATCGAAATTTAGAACTGGTCAAAATTATTCAATGTCTaaccaa GTGGTTATTAGTAGTGTCAAACTACCATAATTTTGATGAAGCTAAAATAGTATTACAACATATGCTACAGACCATCAATATCATTGAAAAAATAGAAGGAAGAACATTGTGTATAGCGTATGCATATGTGGCCGTTTCACAATACTACTATGTATTAATGGAATTTAATGAG GCTTGGTCATGGGCAGTTAAATCTGTCTATGAACTTCGGGATAAGAGTGCTGATATCTTGAAACTGCTGGTTATAAGTCATGCCATTAGGGTTTGTTCTGTTTTGAACAAATTGAGTACagcaaaaaaattgataaatcaaTTGCATACTTACGAAAAAGAAATTGATCAGAACATTCATGTTGATATGTTACTGAATGAAGCATGCTACTCATTAAAAGCTGATTTAGCAAAAGATAGTATTAACAGTTACTAT atTGCATTAGACTCTAGAAGAAATTTATTTgggtattacaatttacatactGCAATTGTTTTTGTTGATTATGCATACGCTAGATATGTTTGTGATTATTCAACAACTGACTTTAATGAAGCTAT GCGAAGCATTTTACAAGGCATAtttattatggaaaaaattgGTTTGccaaatgataatatgttattagttaATGCTGGACGGATAAAGGCATTGATACTAGAAGAAAAAGCATTGGACATAATGGATAGAGGTATCGATATTTACATTCATGATAGTATACGAG ATTTACAAGCTGATGGAATAAAGCGTTTGTTGGAAAGAATGAAGAAGAACATGTTAAATGAAGCTGAAGCCCTCCATTTAAAAGCGTTAAAAGTTTCTTTACAAGCAGTTGGAGTGAAAGCCCTGCTTACAGCAAAATCATACTGCAATCTAGGAAGACTTTATCAAAGCCAGGAAAAATATAcc CAATCTGAACAAATGCATTTAAAAGCTATTGAAATCAAAGAATCAATTTTAGGTAAAGACAACCCTGAAGTGGCTCTATCTTTAGGTCACTTGGCTAGTTTATACAcatatcagttaaaaaaatatcaagatgCCGAAGAACTTTATTTACGTTCAAAAACTATAT atGAAACTACCTATGGTCGCCAGTACACAGGATTACTGTATGATTTCCAAGGATTAGTAGAAGTTTATCGTGAACTAAATAATACTGAAaagttaaatcaatacaatgaaaatttattaagGTTTCATGAAACACGTGAAGCTTGGTTACATCAGGTGCACACTGCAATTGATGAAAACTGTACTAAAGACGATTTAagtttagaaaaatttaaatgcatactTAATGAATGCGCTTGTGAcaagtaa